In the Clavelina lepadiformis chromosome 8, kaClaLepa1.1, whole genome shotgun sequence genome, one interval contains:
- the LOC143469157 gene encoding titin-like, with protein sequence MWKGPKKRNAESSKFFDLPESNVLLSQPAMAMKQSKERRSPLLEDKILNKKPAFELPLRDTWVEVKHEARFVTEVTGTPTPLITWLHDDEVIRSVERYQYIKAGNVHTLVVPRASDEDAGIITCRATNKVGQSESTARLIIITPDVDSSSLTDDATVTFEDDSSVNVTVVDSMELARKSHRKTTQEESDLSTLQASSASFSKIFAVPDDSVLQRNMTADESLSLIELNTFDASDDHTNSAICPQDLSTTSTISAHQKKQLPRLAKKTKPVRRKTKSIKLNPSDVDWTEKVRMLIKEEIEIKETERQLQEGKEKNQKIPTVEESTPKFLQTISDCNVGIGETAHFVYILASIPSADVMWMRNGAVISLPGNRSQENDTNVFSDGNIGIISDEGAGCLIISESELQYSGVYTCMASNVHGSAKCSATLVVTGKKNIEDNRTFIKDAETNTDPENKEVDPKTQLVNPISNLVDREAQTNEVRVAEENEEDQMISDAFKQLETAEKMQVVAEVVIDDSLAEEKPSETKPGSRKSAPKKTKKKKQSRLTEQSMGLVDDNETGEGLMRTK encoded by the coding sequence ATGTGGAAGGGTCCAAAAAAACGAAACGCAGAGTCTTCAAAGTTTTTTGATCTGCCCGAGTCGAACGTTTTGCTCAGTCAGCCGGCGATGGCAATGAAACAATCCAAGGAGCGCCGATCCCCACTTCTGGAAGATAAAATATTGAACAAGAAACCGGCGTTCGAGCTACCTCTGAGAGACACTTGGGTCGAAGTTAAACATGAAGCGAGATTTGTTACAGAAGTTACTGGAACTCCAACGCCGCTTATCACCTGGCTCCACGACGATGAAGTCATCAGATCTGTTGAACGATACCAGTACATCAAAGCGGGAAACGTACACACACTGGTAGTTCCGAGAGCCAGTGATGAAGATGCGGGGATTATTACGTGTAGAGCGACCAACAAGGTTGGACAGTCGGAGAGCACAGCTCGTTTGATCATAATAACGCCGGACGTTGATTCTTCGAGCCTCACTGATGACGCAACAGTGACCTTTGAAGATGACTCATCTGTTAACGTCACGGTTGTTGATAGCATGGAATTAGCGAGGAAAAGCCATCGCAAAACAACACAGGAAGAAAGCGATTTATCAACACTTCAGGCGTCCTCTGCTTCCTTTagtaaaatttttgctgttcCAGATGACAGCGTCTTGCAACGGAACATGACTGCAGACGAAAGTTTATCACTTATTGAACTAAATACATTTGATGCTAGCGATGACCACACAAACTCTGCGATTTGTCCTCAAGACTTGAGTACAACTAGTACAATTTCAGCACATCAGAAAAAGCAACTTCCAAGACTAGCAAAGAAAACGAAACCGGTTCGAAGAAAGACTAAAAGCATCAAGCTGAATCCATCGGACGTTGACTGGACCGAAAAGGTTCGAATGCTGATAAAAGAAGAGATTGAGATAAAGGAAACAGAACGCCAACTTCAGGAAGGGAAAGAGAAAAATCAGAAGATACCAACTGTGGAAGAATCTACCCCTAAATTTCTGCAGACTATTTCAGACTGTAATGTTGGAATAGGAGAAACTGCGCATTTTGTTTACATCTTAGCTTCCATTCCTTCAGCGGATGTTATGTGGATGCGGAACGGGGCCGTTATTTCTCTCCCAGGGAATCGGTCCCAAGAAAACGATACTAATGTTTTCTCCGACGGCAACATTGGGATTATATCGGACGAAGGCGCTGGATGTTTGATTATAAGCGAGTCGGAGCTTCAGTACAGCGGAGTGTACACTTGTATGGCTTCAAATGTCCACGGAAGTGCAAAATGCTCAGCCACGTTAGTAGTAACTGGGAAAAAGAATATTGAAGACAATAGGACTTTCATAAAAGACGCGGAAACAAATACGGACCCCGAAAATAAAGAAGTTGACCCCAAAACTCAGCTAGTTAACCCAATTTCGAATCTGGTGGATCGAGAGGCGCAAACTAACGAGGTCCGTGTTGCAGAGGAGAACGAAGAAGATCAGATGATCTCGGATGCATTTAAGCAACTGGAAACTGCTGAAAAGATGCAAGTAGTTGCTGAAGTCGTAATCGATGATTCACTTGCTGAGGAGAAGCCGTCTGAAACGAAACCTGGTTCCAGAAAATCTGCCCCAAAGAAAACCAAAAAGAAGAAACAATCTCGACTGACTGAGCAAAGCATGGGACTAGTTGATGACAATGAAACTGGCGAAGGTTTGATGCGCACGAAATAA